Proteins encoded together in one uncultured Flavobacterium sp. window:
- a CDS encoding TonB-dependent receptor yields the protein MKKLMTNFIHWNANHRAVPLILFLLLTSNFITAQVKITGMVSDDKGMTIPGANISVVGTKTSVSTDFDGKYTIDAPTNGTLSVSFIGFDSQRIAINGRTKINISLKSSSEDLKEVVVIGYGTQKKKDVNGAISSVKAKDLENLKQVSIDQMLQGKAAGVSVTNNSGQPGGAASVRVRGTTSITGTNEPLYVIDGVPISGDATGKSTSGQTLAGKDGFSASGGSGNNAMSPLSMINPSDIESMDILKDASATAIYGSRGANGVIIITTKSGKKGGGKISYENYTSFATVANKLDVLSLSQYATLKTDLAKLWGFQTRQEFSHPELLGPGTNWQDQVYRTAMSQSHQLSFSGAKDGTNYYLSGSYLDNEGTIINSGLKRYTVRLNLDSKIKPWLRIGGNLTGGITNEKITVNQSFTGLISNTLLQSPDIPVRNVDGTFAGPPSSEQNVTYYNPVAEALTRDNKLVRKNFLGNVYAEADLFKGLKYRVEIAANTEFSENDDFRPSYAWGTQTNITADLDVRRQNWYSTNIKNLLTYDRTFGKHKITLLAGQEANDSHWEGLIASAHGFKTNSIHTINLADVDNNTVTQYKGSASLSSLFARIIYDFNDKYSITASIRQDISSKFDPTTDNQKGVFNAISGSWKLSNESFMAGTRKYVDNIKFRVGYGETGNQQIPNNSYSAMLGPQNSGLGSGFLPSNYPNPGLVWESLNQTNLGIDFTMPDNKLSASFDVYDKKSKGFLFQVPLPLYLTGGGGQYGGISAPISNLGSMSNKGFDLTLGYDMRSSGKFNWDTSLVVSHYKNNLDAIANGIVLTQEVNTNGYQPVVVTNTTIGNPIGMFYGYKTDGLFKDQATLNAAPIQFGQPVGTGAGETSLGDVKYVDVNKDGKIDANDKTFIGNPHPKFTYGFTNNFKYGNVDLSIFLQGSYGNDVMNLTRRGGTTNASLYDNQLVRALDYYSATNTGSNNPRPIADSANNNLLISDRYVEDGSYLRIQNVTLGYSLPQDIISKYKISRLRLYGSAQNLYTFTNYSGYDPEIGSFNQNVLLSGIDNGRYPIARTFLIGLNLEF from the coding sequence ATGAAAAAACTAATGACTAACTTTATTCATTGGAATGCTAACCACAGAGCAGTTCCTTTGATTTTATTCTTGTTACTGACGAGTAATTTTATAACAGCTCAGGTAAAAATAACAGGAATGGTGTCTGATGATAAGGGAATGACTATTCCTGGAGCCAATATTTCTGTTGTTGGCACCAAAACTTCTGTTTCAACTGATTTTGATGGAAAATATACTATTGACGCTCCAACAAACGGAACTTTGTCTGTTTCATTTATTGGGTTCGATTCTCAAAGAATAGCAATTAACGGAAGAACAAAAATTAATATTTCTTTAAAATCAAGCTCAGAAGATTTGAAAGAAGTTGTTGTAATTGGTTACGGAACTCAGAAAAAGAAGGATGTAAATGGTGCAATATCTTCTGTAAAAGCTAAGGATTTAGAGAATTTAAAGCAGGTTTCTATCGATCAGATGCTTCAGGGTAAAGCGGCCGGAGTTTCGGTAACTAATAACTCTGGGCAACCTGGCGGAGCGGCTTCTGTACGTGTACGTGGAACTACTTCTATTACGGGAACAAATGAACCTTTATATGTAATTGATGGTGTGCCAATTTCCGGTGATGCTACCGGAAAATCAACCAGCGGTCAGACTTTAGCTGGTAAAGATGGTTTCTCGGCTTCGGGAGGAAGTGGTAATAATGCAATGAGCCCTTTATCTATGATTAATCCTAGTGATATTGAGTCTATGGATATTCTTAAAGATGCTTCTGCGACTGCGATTTACGGTTCAAGAGGAGCAAATGGTGTAATCATTATTACAACTAAATCAGGAAAAAAAGGTGGCGGAAAAATTTCATATGAGAACTATACTTCTTTTGCTACTGTAGCTAATAAATTAGATGTTTTAAGTTTGTCGCAATATGCTACTCTTAAAACTGATTTAGCTAAGCTTTGGGGATTTCAGACTCGTCAGGAGTTTTCGCATCCTGAATTATTAGGACCCGGAACTAACTGGCAGGATCAGGTTTATAGAACGGCAATGTCACAAAGCCATCAATTATCATTTTCTGGCGCTAAAGATGGAACTAATTACTATTTATCAGGAAGTTATTTAGATAATGAAGGAACTATTATCAATTCGGGATTAAAAAGATACACGGTTAGGTTGAATTTAGATTCAAAAATCAAACCTTGGTTAAGAATTGGCGGAAATCTTACTGGTGGTATTACAAATGAGAAAATAACAGTAAATCAAAGTTTTACAGGATTAATTTCAAATACTTTATTACAATCTCCGGATATTCCTGTCCGAAATGTTGACGGTACATTTGCCGGTCCGCCTTCTTCTGAGCAAAATGTTACTTATTATAATCCTGTTGCTGAAGCATTAACAAGAGATAATAAATTAGTTAGAAAAAATTTCTTAGGTAATGTTTATGCTGAAGCTGATCTTTTTAAAGGATTAAAATATCGTGTTGAAATTGCTGCAAATACAGAATTTTCAGAGAATGATGATTTCAGACCTTCATATGCTTGGGGAACTCAAACAAATATTACGGCCGATCTTGATGTAAGAAGACAAAACTGGTACTCAACAAATATCAAAAATTTATTGACTTATGATCGAACTTTTGGTAAACACAAAATTACGCTTTTAGCAGGTCAGGAAGCAAACGATTCTCATTGGGAAGGTTTGATTGCATCTGCTCATGGTTTTAAAACAAACTCTATTCATACAATTAATTTAGCTGATGTAGACAATAATACGGTTACACAATATAAAGGCAGTGCGTCACTGTCGTCTCTTTTTGCCCGTATTATTTATGATTTTAATGATAAATATAGTATTACAGCTTCGATCAGACAGGATATCTCTTCTAAGTTTGATCCAACTACAGATAATCAAAAGGGAGTTTTTAATGCGATATCAGGTTCTTGGAAATTATCAAATGAATCTTTTATGGCAGGAACCCGCAAATATGTAGACAATATTAAATTTAGAGTAGGATACGGAGAAACGGGTAACCAGCAAATTCCAAACAATAGCTATTCTGCAATGTTAGGTCCACAGAATTCAGGTTTAGGCAGCGGATTTTTGCCATCTAATTATCCAAATCCGGGCTTAGTTTGGGAATCATTAAATCAAACTAACTTAGGTATTGATTTTACGATGCCAGACAATAAACTTTCTGCAAGTTTTGATGTTTATGATAAAAAATCTAAAGGATTCTTATTTCAGGTTCCATTGCCTTTATACTTAACTGGTGGCGGAGGACAATATGGAGGAATTTCTGCACCAATTTCTAATTTAGGCTCAATGAGTAACAAAGGTTTTGATCTTACTCTTGGATATGATATGAGATCATCCGGAAAATTTAATTGGGATACGTCATTAGTGGTTTCTCATTACAAAAATAATTTGGATGCAATTGCAAACGGAATTGTTTTGACTCAGGAGGTTAATACAAACGGATATCAGCCGGTTGTGGTTACTAATACTACAATAGGAAACCCAATTGGTATGTTTTACGGCTATAAAACAGACGGGTTGTTTAAAGATCAGGCAACTCTGAATGCTGCACCAATTCAGTTTGGACAACCTGTAGGAACAGGAGCTGGAGAAACTTCTTTGGGAGATGTAAAATATGTTGACGTAAATAAAGACGGAAAAATTGATGCTAACGATAAAACTTTCATCGGAAACCCACATCCAAAATTTACTTATGGTTTTACAAATAACTTCAAATATGGAAATGTAGACTTGTCTATTTTTCTTCAGGGATCTTATGGAAACGATGTAATGAACTTAACCAGAAGAGGTGGTACAACAAATGCATCTTTATATGATAATCAATTAGTAAGAGCATTAGATTATTATTCAGCTACAAATACAGGAAGTAATAACCCAAGACCAATTGCAGATTCAGCAAATAATAACTTGCTTATTTCTGATCGTTATGTCGAGGATGGTTCTTATTTAAGAATTCAGAATGTTACTCTTGGATATTCATTGCCACAAGATATTATTTCAAAATATAAAATATCAAGATTAAGATTATACGGATCTGCTCAAAACCTGTACACGTTTACAAACTATTCAGGGTATGATCCGGAGATAGGCTCTTTTAACCAAAATGTGCTTTTATCAGGAATTGATAACGGAAGATATCCGATTGCGAGAACATTTTTAATTGGACTTAACTTAGAATTTTAA
- a CDS encoding glycosyl hydrolase: protein MKTTFLKIAFLSLSVLALTNCSSDKESQDEIIINPLVQTDPLTTQNVTTYMVDANATKETVALFYNLKKLAKTKVAIGQQDAFNSFYQDNGGDSDIKKNTGYDPALLGSDFMFITDKNNNNQADNWFYQQEQKTISDVKAAYAKGMINTFSWHLREPNNENSFYAADMTADQKATAFKSILPGGVNHEWYKTKLDKVASVFLNLKGSNGELIPIIFRPFHEFDGSWFWWGANFCTPEEYKTAYQFTVDYLKNTKGVHNALYAFSPDNSYTTPENYLSRYPGDKYVDILGMDNYGDFDNQGQTGATKANSKLKMIADIAKTKVKITALTETGYQVTSAKTPITDWFSTFLYSALTSNNIEVSYVMFWNNTKDGYYVPNGSVSNTADFKTFATKPKSALVNSLPKMYELPK, encoded by the coding sequence ATGAAAACTACATTTCTCAAAATAGCATTTTTAAGCCTGTCGGTTTTAGCTTTGACAAATTGTTCCTCTGATAAAGAATCACAAGATGAGATTATTATTAATCCTCTTGTACAAACTGATCCGTTGACAACGCAAAATGTCACCACTTATATGGTTGATGCAAATGCTACCAAAGAAACTGTAGCTTTATTTTATAATTTAAAAAAGCTCGCTAAAACTAAAGTCGCCATTGGTCAGCAAGATGCTTTTAATAGTTTTTATCAGGATAATGGTGGAGATTCTGACATTAAGAAAAATACTGGTTATGATCCTGCTCTTTTAGGCTCTGATTTTATGTTTATTACAGATAAAAACAATAACAATCAAGCCGATAATTGGTTTTATCAACAAGAACAAAAAACAATCAGCGATGTAAAAGCCGCTTACGCGAAAGGCATGATCAATACTTTTTCATGGCATTTGAGAGAACCTAACAACGAAAACTCTTTTTATGCCGCTGATATGACGGCTGACCAAAAAGCAACGGCTTTTAAAAGTATTTTACCTGGTGGAGTAAATCATGAATGGTACAAGACAAAACTGGATAAAGTAGCAAGTGTATTTTTAAATTTAAAAGGCTCAAATGGAGAATTGATTCCGATAATATTCAGGCCATTTCATGAGTTTGATGGAAGCTGGTTTTGGTGGGGAGCTAATTTTTGCACTCCTGAGGAATATAAAACAGCTTATCAATTTACAGTTGACTATTTAAAAAATACCAAAGGTGTCCACAATGCTTTATATGCTTTTTCGCCCGATAACTCTTATACAACTCCAGAGAATTACTTAAGCCGTTATCCCGGTGATAAATATGTTGATATTCTTGGAATGGATAATTATGGTGACTTTGATAATCAAGGACAAACTGGTGCCACAAAAGCCAATTCTAAACTAAAAATGATAGCTGATATAGCAAAAACCAAAGTAAAAATTACTGCATTGACCGAAACCGGTTATCAGGTTACGAGTGCAAAAACACCAATAACAGACTGGTTTTCGACTTTTTTGTATAGTGCATTAACATCAAATAATATTGAAGTGAGTTATGTCATGTTTTGGAACAATACTAAAGACGGTTATTATGTCCCGAATGGTTCTGTTTCGAATACCGCTGATTTTAAAACATTTGCAACAAAACCAAAATCAGCATTGGTGAATTCATTACCGAAGATGTATGAGTTGCCGAAGTAA
- a CDS encoding glycosyl hydrolase, with protein sequence MKKNIITLITAVFIGTSCSAKPIISNTNLSLSDKKATPETVSLYKKLVQLSQKGYLFGHQDDLAYGVNWKYEDGRSDVKDVVGDYPAVYGWDLAGLEKDSPNNIDGVPFAKMKQYIEESHERGGITTISWHFDNPATGKSAWDNVPNSLKTVLPGGENHQKFTVWLDKAASYLLSLKDKKGKNIPILFRPYHELTGSWFWWGKGNCTPEEFKTLWKFTFDYLQKKGVHNLIYIYNTSSFGSEKDFLANYPGDNYADILSFDSYQNNDDKEGKKFIEEVQSQLKIVNDLGTKQHKLIAIAEAGYEAIPDPKWWTGTLEKAIGDYKISYVLLWRNHGWQEKEKKMHYYAPFKGQVSEKDFIDFYNFDKTLFEKDIKKN encoded by the coding sequence ATGAAAAAAAACATAATAACCCTAATTACAGCAGTATTTATAGGAACTTCTTGTTCTGCAAAGCCTATTATTAGTAATACTAATTTGTCACTTTCAGATAAAAAAGCAACACCCGAAACTGTTTCTTTATATAAAAAACTGGTTCAGCTAAGCCAAAAAGGATATCTATTTGGTCATCAGGATGATCTTGCTTATGGCGTAAACTGGAAATACGAAGACGGGCGCAGTGATGTAAAAGATGTTGTTGGCGATTATCCTGCCGTTTATGGCTGGGATCTGGCGGGTCTGGAAAAAGACAGTCCTAATAATATAGATGGAGTTCCATTTGCAAAAATGAAGCAATACATAGAAGAAAGCCATGAACGAGGCGGAATCACAACTATAAGCTGGCATTTTGACAATCCTGCAACCGGAAAAAGTGCCTGGGATAACGTGCCAAATTCTCTTAAAACAGTTTTACCCGGCGGAGAAAATCATCAAAAATTTACCGTTTGGTTAGACAAAGCAGCCAGTTATCTTTTGTCTTTAAAAGATAAAAAAGGAAAAAACATCCCAATTTTATTTAGACCTTATCACGAACTTACCGGCAGTTGGTTTTGGTGGGGAAAAGGAAATTGTACTCCTGAAGAATTTAAAACATTATGGAAATTCACTTTTGACTATTTACAGAAAAAAGGAGTTCATAACTTAATTTACATTTACAACACAAGCAGTTTCGGCTCTGAAAAAGATTTTCTTGCCAATTATCCCGGTGATAATTATGCTGATATTTTAAGTTTTGACTCTTATCAGAATAATGACGATAAAGAAGGTAAAAAGTTCATTGAAGAAGTGCAAAGTCAGTTGAAAATTGTAAATGACCTTGGAACAAAACAGCACAAATTAATTGCAATAGCCGAAGCAGGTTACGAAGCAATTCCTGACCCAAAATGGTGGACGGGAACTTTAGAAAAAGCTATTGGCGATTATAAAATATCTTATGTTTTATTGTGGAGAAATCACGGCTGGCAAGAAAAAGAAAAAAAAATGCATTACTATGCACCATTCAAAGGTCAGGTAAGCGAGAAAGATTTTATTGATTTCTATAATTTTGACAAAACCTTATTTGAGAAAGACATTAAAAAAAATTAA
- a CDS encoding AraC family transcriptional regulator, protein MSSSKNFYREIAPLSAGDSFLVFDRVKDSFDFPVHYHPEFEINFILNGKGVKRVVGDNIEEIDSVELVLIGPNLYHGWELSKCTSKKIHEITIQFHNDLFHESLLSRRIMNPIRDMFNRSIHGILFSKKIAEELTPRLVRLSKLDGMDYFLEITSLLYDLANSRNQRLLSTYTVDYDTFDDYDKMKLVHEYVQKNFAEKITLEDVANVASMSIISFNRFIKKRTGKTFVNYINDIRIGYAARWLVEKDMSVSEVAFKSGFNNIANFNRSFKATKNCTPSQYREDFSGLKRIL, encoded by the coding sequence ATGAGTAGTTCTAAAAATTTTTATAGAGAAATCGCTCCGCTTTCTGCCGGAGATAGTTTTTTAGTGTTCGACAGAGTAAAAGACAGCTTTGATTTTCCGGTGCATTATCATCCGGAATTTGAGATTAATTTTATTCTAAATGGGAAAGGTGTAAAGCGCGTTGTGGGGGATAATATAGAAGAAATTGACAGTGTAGAATTGGTTTTGATTGGACCAAATTTATATCACGGTTGGGAATTAAGTAAATGTACGAGCAAAAAAATTCACGAAATAACAATTCAGTTTCATAACGATTTATTTCATGAATCTTTATTGTCAAGACGTATTATGAATCCAATTCGGGATATGTTTAATCGCTCTATTCATGGCATTTTATTCTCGAAAAAGATAGCCGAGGAATTAACTCCAAGACTTGTAAGGCTTTCTAAATTAGATGGTATGGATTATTTTTTGGAAATTACTTCTTTATTATATGATTTGGCAAATTCCAGAAATCAACGTTTGCTTTCGACTTATACGGTAGATTATGATACGTTTGATGACTATGATAAAATGAAGTTGGTTCATGAATATGTACAGAAAAATTTTGCTGAAAAGATCACTTTAGAAGATGTGGCTAATGTTGCAAGTATGTCGATTATCTCTTTTAACCGATTTATTAAAAAACGTACCGGGAAAACTTTTGTCAATTATATTAATGATATCCGTATTGGATATGCTGCCCGTTGGCTTGTAGAAAAAGACATGAGTGTTTCTGAAGTTGCTTTTAAATCGGGCTTTAATAATATTGCGAACTTCAACCGTAGTTTTAAGGCTACTAAAAATTGTACGCCTAGTCAATACAGGGAAGATTTTTCTGGATTAAAGCGTATTTTATAA
- a CDS encoding glycosidase has product MTAIATSTTFQDRKVALEREHKTLIEKKNAPQDNAGNGIYERYKNPVVTAAHVPLNWRFDLNEKTNPFLQERIGMNAAFNAGAMKWNGKYLLAVRVEGIDRKSFFAIAESPNGVDNFKFWEKPCVIPQTAEPDTNVYDMRLINHEDGWVYGIFCTERKDPKAPKSDTSSAVANAGIVRTKDLVNWERLPDLISNTGQQRNVVLHPEFVNGKYALYTRPQDGFIDVGAGGGIGLGYVEDMTNPVVKDEKIIFGKRYHTIYELKNGLGPAPIKTEKGWLHLAHGVRNTAAGLRYTLYMFMTDLNDISKVTHVPAGHFMGPEGIERVGDVSNVLFSNGWIEDTDGTVYVYYASSDTRMHVAVSSVEKLVDYVINAPSDTFISADSVKTIINQIEKNNAI; this is encoded by the coding sequence ATGACAGCAATAGCCACTTCAACTACATTTCAGGATAGAAAAGTAGCATTAGAAAGAGAACATAAAACACTGATCGAGAAAAAAAATGCTCCTCAGGACAATGCCGGAAACGGTATATACGAACGCTATAAAAATCCGGTTGTTACGGCAGCTCACGTGCCATTGAACTGGCGTTTTGATTTGAATGAAAAAACTAATCCGTTTTTGCAGGAAAGAATCGGGATGAACGCTGCTTTTAATGCAGGAGCCATGAAATGGAACGGAAAATATCTGCTAGCTGTTCGTGTTGAAGGAATTGACCGAAAATCTTTTTTCGCTATTGCGGAAAGTCCAAACGGAGTCGATAATTTTAAATTTTGGGAGAAACCATGCGTGATTCCACAAACTGCAGAACCAGATACTAATGTTTATGATATGCGTTTAATCAATCATGAAGATGGTTGGGTTTATGGTATTTTTTGCACCGAAAGAAAAGATCCAAAAGCACCAAAAAGCGATACAAGTTCGGCTGTGGCCAATGCTGGAATCGTTCGCACAAAAGATTTGGTTAACTGGGAAAGATTGCCCGATTTGATTTCGAATACCGGACAACAACGAAATGTTGTTTTGCATCCAGAATTCGTAAACGGAAAATATGCTTTATACACACGTCCGCAGGATGGTTTTATTGATGTTGGAGCTGGTGGCGGAATTGGTTTAGGATACGTTGAAGACATGACAAATCCAGTTGTAAAAGACGAAAAAATTATTTTCGGGAAACGATATCACACCATTTACGAATTGAAAAATGGTCTTGGTCCCGCTCCTATTAAAACCGAAAAAGGCTGGTTGCATCTTGCCCACGGAGTTCGAAATACCGCTGCAGGATTGCGTTACACACTTTATATGTTCATGACAGATTTGAATGATATTTCGAAAGTTACTCACGTTCCTGCCGGACATTTTATGGGACCGGAAGGAATCGAAAGAGTTGGCGATGTATCGAATGTTTTATTCTCAAACGGATGGATTGAAGATACTGACGGAACCGTTTATGTGTATTATGCTTCATCAGATACGAGAATGCACGTTGCAGTTTCATCTGTAGAAAAATTGGTTGATTATGTGATTAATGCACCATCAGATACTTTTATTTCTGCAGATTCTGTAAAAACAATCATCAATCAAATCGAAAAAAACAACGCAATTTAA
- a CDS encoding MFS transporter: MHNKISLKEKIGYGLGDAASSMFWKIFSMYLLFFYTDVFGLAPAIVGTMFLITRIWDSCFDPIVGIIADRTKTKWGKFRPYLLWIAVPFAVIGVLTFYTPDFDEKGKIIYAYVTYSAMMMIYSLINVPYASLLGVMSSDRKERTTLSSYRMVFAFGGSLLALWLIEPLVNYFGGSLNSKTGWLATISVFGIITTAFFWGCFFFTKERVKPISDEKNNLKEDLKDLLKNKPWWILLGAGIGALVFNSIRDGAAVFYFKYYVSSSVNFDFSLFGTDFHMTPTSIYLVLGQAANIIGVIAATPIANRIGKKKTFFGAMALAAMLSLIFYFFGKEDVFLIMSFQVLISICAGCIFPLIWSMYADSADYSEWKQGRRATGLVFSASSMSQKFGWTIGGAATGWLLGYYGFKANVEQTAVTQNGIQLMLSILPAIAAIISVLFILFYPLSEEKLQIMEQDLDEKREKTH; this comes from the coding sequence ATGCACAACAAAATTAGTTTAAAAGAAAAAATAGGATACGGTCTTGGAGACGCAGCATCTTCGATGTTCTGGAAAATTTTCAGTATGTACCTTCTATTTTTCTACACCGATGTTTTCGGATTGGCGCCTGCCATAGTAGGAACCATGTTTCTGATTACCAGAATATGGGATTCTTGTTTTGACCCAATCGTTGGAATCATTGCTGACCGAACAAAAACAAAATGGGGAAAATTCAGACCGTATTTATTATGGATTGCCGTGCCTTTTGCAGTAATTGGAGTTTTAACTTTTTATACACCAGATTTTGACGAAAAAGGAAAAATAATTTACGCCTACGTTACCTATTCAGCCATGATGATGATTTACTCCTTAATCAATGTTCCTTATGCATCACTTTTAGGCGTGATGTCGTCTGACCGAAAAGAGAGAACCACTTTATCATCTTACAGAATGGTTTTTGCCTTTGGAGGAAGTCTTCTGGCGCTTTGGTTAATTGAACCTTTAGTGAATTATTTCGGCGGAAGCCTGAATTCTAAAACAGGTTGGTTAGCAACAATTTCCGTTTTTGGAATTATTACAACTGCTTTTTTCTGGGGATGTTTTTTCTTCACTAAAGAAAGAGTAAAACCAATTTCTGATGAAAAGAATAATCTAAAAGAAGATTTAAAAGATTTACTGAAAAATAAACCTTGGTGGATTTTGCTTGGAGCCGGAATTGGCGCTTTAGTATTCAATTCAATTCGTGACGGAGCCGCCGTTTTTTACTTCAAATATTATGTAAGCAGCAGTGTAAACTTCGATTTTTCGCTTTTCGGGACAGATTTTCACATGACGCCAACTTCCATTTATTTGGTTCTGGGACAAGCAGCAAATATTATTGGAGTGATCGCCGCAACACCAATTGCGAATAGAATTGGCAAAAAGAAAACTTTTTTTGGCGCTATGGCTTTAGCTGCAATGTTGAGTTTGATTTTCTATTTCTTCGGAAAAGAAGATGTTTTCCTAATCATGAGTTTTCAGGTTTTAATCAGCATTTGTGCCGGTTGCATTTTCCCGTTAATCTGGTCAATGTATGCAGATAGCGCCGATTATTCTGAATGGAAACAAGGACGCAGAGCAACAGGATTAGTATTCTCTGCTTCATCAATGTCACAAAAATTTGGATGGACCATTGGTGGTGCCGCAACCGGATGGCTTTTGGGTTATTACGGCTTTAAAGCCAATGTTGAGCAAACGGCAGTAACTCAAAACGGAATTCAGTTAATGTTAAGCATACTTCCTGCAATCGCAGCAATTATATCAGTTCTTTTTATTTTGTTTTATCCGTTATCCGAAGAAAAACTACAAATAATGGAACAAGATTTAGACGAAAAACGAGAAAAGACCCATTAA
- a CDS encoding AGE family epimerase/isomerase: MSANLKQLKSEVTAELDSILKYWSKHTLDNQNGGFIGQIDFNDHIIANTEKGSVLNARILWTFSSSYKITKNESHKKIATRAFEFISDYFYDAEYGGLFWSINTDKTPKDTKNQIYALAFAIYGLSEYYAISEDNKALEIAINLYLKIQKHSYDPENKGYFEALTRDWQPIEDLRLSDKDANEKKTMNTHLHIVEAYANLLKVWKNKKLQCDIIELLETIEEHFINTETGHLRLFFDENWIEKPDVISYGHDIEAAWLLLQCAEISEDENLIANYKKHAIQMAEVTQEGLDVDGGLWYEFDPEKHELITEKHWWVQAEALIGFYNAYQLTGDQKYLDIVFKNWKFIQKHILDKQNGEWFWGIYRDNSLIKKDKAGFWKCPYHNGRACLELINRINT, from the coding sequence GTGTCAGCAAATCTAAAACAGCTTAAATCTGAAGTAACAGCCGAACTTGATTCGATTTTAAAATATTGGTCAAAGCATACGTTAGACAATCAAAATGGCGGTTTTATTGGTCAAATTGATTTCAACGATCATATTATTGCCAATACTGAAAAAGGTTCTGTATTAAATGCCCGAATTTTATGGACTTTTTCGTCAAGTTATAAAATCACTAAAAATGAAAGCCATAAGAAGATTGCGACAAGAGCTTTCGAATTTATTTCAGATTATTTTTATGATGCAGAATATGGAGGTTTATTTTGGAGCATTAATACTGACAAAACGCCAAAAGACACCAAAAATCAAATTTATGCTTTAGCTTTTGCGATCTACGGACTATCTGAATATTATGCTATTTCTGAAGACAATAAAGCTCTGGAAATAGCCATAAATCTCTATTTAAAAATTCAGAAACACAGTTATGATCCTGAAAACAAAGGTTATTTTGAAGCCTTGACCCGAGATTGGCAACCTATTGAAGATTTGCGTTTGAGCGATAAAGATGCGAACGAAAAGAAAACCATGAACACCCATTTGCATATTGTTGAAGCGTATGCAAATTTGCTTAAAGTCTGGAAAAATAAAAAACTGCAATGCGATATAATCGAACTATTAGAAACTATAGAAGAACATTTCATTAATACTGAAACAGGACATTTACGTTTGTTTTTTGATGAAAACTGGATCGAAAAACCAGATGTTATCTCCTACGGTCATGATATCGAAGCGGCGTGGCTTTTATTGCAATGTGCTGAAATTTCTGAAGATGAAAACTTAATCGCTAATTATAAAAAACATGCCATTCAAATGGCCGAAGTTACACAAGAAGGTTTAGATGTTGATGGCGGTTTATGGTATGAATTTGATCCTGAAAAGCATGAATTAATTACCGAAAAACATTGGTGGGTTCAGGCCGAAGCTTTAATTGGTTTTTATAATGCATATCAATTAACAGGCGATCAAAAATATCTGGACATCGTTTTTAAAAACTGGAAGTTCATACAAAAACACATTCTGGACAAACAAAACGGAGAATGGTTTTGGGGAATTTATCGTGATAATTCTCTGATAAAAAAAGACAAAGCCGGTTTCTGGAAATGTCCTTATCATAACGGTCGTGCTTGTCTGGAACTCATTAACAGAATTAATACCTAA